Part of the Carassius auratus strain Wakin chromosome 8, ASM336829v1, whole genome shotgun sequence genome is shown below.
TCATTAAATAGTTTTGAAAGTCATTACATGATCTACGCTTTCAAAAGTGCATGCTATCATCTATCCCCCAGAGCCTAGTTTATAACTAGTTTAAGGTTTATAACATAGCCTATTCAGTAGGTAATTTCGTTAGATACAAAATATCAGAGCCAGTGGCAACTGCAAACATCTGCTGTGAACTTTATGATGTATGAAGCCTATCAATCTTAAAGAGTTTTTCATGCAATATTTGTTTAAGGAAAATGCCACttgcattcatatttaatgtaatgaaaaGACATTCAATCACTGTGTGCAGAacctagataaataaataaatacaataaaaccccaaaaataaaaacagtgactTCAGAACACCAATTATTCATTGCTTGTTATTCATTGCACTTCATAATTTTATGAACAGcttattattaattgataatatcttttaaataatttataaatcagAACCAGAAAACTGGCTAGTAAGTGTGTCACACACCATGGACTTtggtactgtaaaaaaaaacctgtaaaaattTAAGTCTTCCTCAAATATAGCTCAATTACAATGCAAAGTATAGCCTGATATTATTTTCTAGACAAACACACCAGATAGTGAAAGGCACAGCGGGTTATAGCAGCTACATGTGGAGTATTTATAGCTGTAGTCATGCAGGACAGAGTCCTGGTGTCATTTCATAAAACAGTATCTGTTACAGACAAGGGAACTAAATATATTCTGAGCCGGACAACGACATGCACATGTAAATCTCACAGACATCGGCTCACTCTAGAGAATCTCCAGTTGGACACTGTATTTCTTTCAGCTGTTAACTAATCCTGATTGTTTTTCTGTGGCAGGATTCAGTTCTGCGCAAGAAGGGTGAGTCACCGGGCCTTCGCTGCGGCGTGTGTGAATTTGATATTTCCTTTCactagattattgtaatgcattaatcCTGACACTTCAGTGAGACACTTCTTCTTTTGAATAATCGACTAGTTTACTTTATTTGCCAGGTTAACAGATTTTATTTCCTTGAGCACTGCTTGaagtcaatgacaaataagagtTACGATGATAAAGAAAAGggtgaaatcatttttttttttttttatgtaaacacatCCCCATGTTCTTTCTACTCATGTTGGCATTATATGGTTTTCTACAATGCATGTGCATATACACATCTCATTATTTCCATAAAggttttaaatgtacttttcaaagtataaaaagtatttttacaaaCATCACGAattattaattcatgaatatCACTTTATTTTCACACCACCATATCACAACCTAAACAAATACTGTCCTATAAAGATCTGGCATTTTAAgagagttttatatatatatatatatatatatatatatatatatatatatatatatatatatatatatatatatatatatatatatattcttattattatattattatatatatataataaaatcaagatgtattttaatacagaaaatttaagatttttagttttaaaaaagtactttgacagttttcacagcaatgccattaAAGAATAATGTTTGGTTTCCCATTGAACCTTTCAATGAGCAATTCATAAAAGAACCATGTTTTCTAATTAATTATCTGAAAAACCAtcttccactataaagaacttaTGTGCAATGGAAATATTCAATAGATTTTAAAGTTGCTTCATGAAACCATCAATGCATCAATAAAgagcattcatttttattaagagTGACCCATGGAGCTAGAGCCCACTAGGGGGTCTCAACAAACTTCCAGGGGGCCCCAGTCAGTTCAAATTAATACATCTATGAATTGATATTTTGATAATTTGACATGcctaaaaaacacttaaataaatatgtaagcaaatatttaattactttgaTACAAATTTAGTGCAACAAATGACATCAAAAGTGGAAAAGGTTGGTCAGAAAGGTACATTTACTCACAGACCAGTGTCCACTGAGTCATAAAACAGTGGTATCATCAGATCAATCAGATGAATTGATCTCAGCAGACAGGGTGTGATACTATGACTGAATTCAGATGTGCCTTGTTACCAATGTCTTGGACAAAGGGGCATGATTTATTAACAGAAGTATCTGATCTTGAGTTTTCTCTTTATTCACAGAAATCACTGAGTGCGGATTACTAATGACCGTTTATGTACGAACCATGGCATGGAATGTGACCTAAACATCTAAAATGAGTGTGTACTAAAGAGAGGCAGAGTTTGGACATCGACACTGCCTGCCTCTTGAGGGCAGATTTTTGTTATTTAAGGTCATGGGACTGTCAGATAAAGCCGTGATTGGCCGAGGCCTCAATAGTCCTGACCAATTAGTGCGTGAGGCCTACCTGATGGCATATGACTATATCAACTATGTGACAGCCAAACCAGGCGTCCCGGTGGGTCCAGCACCATCCCGTGCCACGGCCGCCCTGCGCCACGCTGGAGATGAGCTGCTCACTCGCTTCCCCATCTTCTTTCGCCGCTGGCCACGTGTTTTCCAGGACGTGACAGACCGAACAGCCTGCTCAACCCTCGTTTCCATTCTGGACGAGCACTTTGCACCCACACGACGTAGAGATCTCGCCTGGAGCGCCGTGCTGTCCGTGTTTGTTCTCTCTGGACAGCTGGCATTGCACTGCGAGGAGAAGGGCATGTCTGATATCCTGCCTCAGATTCAGGAGTGCGTGGGCAGCTACGTAGAGAGGGTCATCTGCCCAGAGATCAGAGACAGAGGAGGATGGGTAAGTGTCAGGGGTCGAAGCAGGTCTCTTCTCGTTAAGCCTCAGGACCCATTTGGctttattctgatttattatgatgATTCAATATTGTCACCAGATGCTAGCTGAATCAGGGgcttcatttgaatatttaatactTATACATTAGAAATTTTAATTATCTTTACTTTCTTACTTTTACTCAAATAACAGTTCAAAGATTTACTTGAGTACAAGAAAgtgctacatttttaatgttcttaaGTAGGTTATTaaagataaacaacaacaacaactttaatttatgaaatgtagtgcagTAAAAAGTAGGCTatgaatgtagtgaagtaaagttTTCCAAAGAAACAATCTGAGAAAATACAGATACTTTTTTAATTTGCTTGagtaaagtaaaaatacttcactACTGTCCACCTCTGTATTATTAAGTAATGTGCTTTGCAAAAAGTATACTCTGTTGCAAAATAAGCaaagaaaatgcacaaaaaagtaATTGTGTAATATGACAGCCATTGGTAAAGTCTGTATTCTGCAGAATATGCAAATTAGGTGATATAATCCAAGTGGTAACTGCCATAGATATGTAGACGCCCAATTTGACTGCTCCAGGCGATGCAGCCGCCATCTTGGAACGGTCAACTTGACGTCATTCGCCATATTGTAGGTTCTCACAGAGCCGCTTTGTGCAGGAGGCAATGGCATCTTTCGAATATTCAGTGAATACCATGGTGAATGAAGTCAAGTTGACCGTTACAATATGGCGGACGGCGCGGCCCACAGAAACGCAGAAAAGTCAAAAGAGTATAGACCTCTTTGGAAAAGTCTATGCTTACTGCCATGATTTGAGCAATTTATGTTACCATTCTAATTAGAAATTCGTCatcttcatatttttattcatattatactgAGTACCTAAAACTGTCTAAATTAGAAGATACTTAGTGCTGCAGTAAACTaacacctttttatttttagcataagAACGGGCACGAATGTGCGGTCGGCTTCCAGTTAtttgagttttttgttttttcccccaaagtTATTTGAGCTGTACTAAAATAGTAGCGTGCTttatgtgctgcttaatattgcaaACTGGCATTTGTCATATCATTTAAATCAATTACTGTAATCAAATAACAAGTTATTCTAGTTATTTACAGACGTCTGGATGTTACTGATCGGGAAGTATCGCACTTTCACAGGAAATAGCTTACTTATTCGTATAAAATAAGATGGATTATGTTGATACTTATAGTAATAATTATGTCTTAATATCCCAGTCAGGTTTTATCAGTCGGTTCGGCGAGAAGCAGAATCTCGAGGACCAGGTGATGAAGGTGTGCTGCTGGTCTCTGCTCCTGCTCGGTGTGGGGATCTTAGCCTACTTCCTATGGAGAAGAACAATTTAGACAACTGCGACATCTGCTGAGAAAATGTAATAAGGACATTCATGATTCGCTTGGTTTGTGGTAAGATTAAGTCAACccatttattagtttttaagcTATAAGCACAACTTGTTAAATAATA
Proteins encoded:
- the bcl2l16 gene encoding BCL2 like 16, producing the protein MGLSDKAVIGRGLNSPDQLVREAYLMAYDYINYVTAKPGVPVGPAPSRATAALRHAGDELLTRFPIFFRRWPRVFQDVTDRTACSTLVSILDEHFAPTRRRDLAWSAVLSVFVLSGQLALHCEEKGMSDILPQIQECVGSYVERVICPEIRDRGGWSGFISRFGEKQNLEDQVMKVCCWSLLLLGVGILAYFLWRRTI